A window of the Sneathiella sp. P13V-1 genome harbors these coding sequences:
- a CDS encoding flagellar motor protein MotB: MADEVAPIIVKKVKKGGHGHHGGAWKVAYADFVTAMMAFFLLLWLLNVTDAVQKQGISDYFAPTVASSSESGSGGVLGGTSMQTEGAMTSNTGTPSVVSSISPPEEGKKDDADGDGQSEVDEEAFLARLAAIEEASFETTKEQIRQALATDPNLSGLADNIVMDMTPEGLRIQIVDQYDESMFEAGGTTIKPRVKRLMAKIVKAIEGLPNGLAIAGHTDSSGFAGAEYSNWELSSDRANSSRRALVEVGLDPARIQKVTGKADTDPMITDDPTNPGNRRISITLLRETPILPPDLK, translated from the coding sequence ATGGCCGATGAAGTAGCCCCGATAATTGTTAAAAAAGTCAAGAAAGGCGGACACGGCCACCATGGCGGCGCGTGGAAAGTTGCCTACGCTGACTTTGTGACGGCGATGATGGCGTTCTTCTTGCTTCTGTGGCTTCTGAATGTGACAGACGCTGTTCAAAAACAAGGAATTTCAGACTATTTCGCGCCTACTGTGGCAAGTTCCAGTGAAAGTGGTTCTGGCGGTGTCCTTGGCGGCACAAGTATGCAGACCGAGGGGGCAATGACCTCCAACACAGGAACACCTTCAGTTGTGTCCTCCATCTCCCCCCCTGAAGAGGGAAAGAAAGATGATGCAGATGGAGATGGACAAAGTGAGGTTGATGAAGAGGCCTTCCTTGCCCGCCTTGCTGCGATTGAAGAAGCCAGTTTCGAAACGACCAAAGAGCAAATCCGGCAAGCACTTGCAACCGATCCCAACCTTTCTGGCTTGGCTGACAATATCGTAATGGATATGACGCCGGAGGGATTAAGGATCCAAATAGTTGATCAGTATGATGAAAGCATGTTTGAAGCAGGCGGTACAACCATCAAACCGAGAGTCAAACGCCTAATGGCAAAAATTGTAAAAGCCATTGAAGGGTTGCCGAACGGACTTGCGATAGCAGGTCATACAGATAGTTCTGGTTTCGCGGGGGCCGAGTATTCAAACTGGGAATTGTCTTCAGATCGTGCAAACTCAAGCAGGCGCGCTCTGGTCGAAGTAGGTCTGGATCCTGCTCGAATACAAAAAGTTACGGGCAAAGCCGATACAGATCCAATGATTACAGATGATCCAACAAATCCTGGCAACAGGCGAATAAGTATTACGTTGCTACGGGAAACACCCATCCTCCCGCCAGATCTGAAGTAG
- the motA gene encoding flagellar motor stator protein MotA, giving the protein MFFIIGVVIVFGSVAGGYLPHGEPGVLFQPLEYLIILGAGIGAFVQGNPKWVIFGTLGALANLFKGAPHSKKSYEELLTLMYAIFKLAKTKGMIALEPHIENPKESALFSNFPSFLKDHHAMDFMCDYLRLMTMGTENPHEVENLMDIDLETHHAEHHAMAGAVTTLSEALPAFGIVAAVLGVIVTMGSIAEPPEVLGGLIAAALVGTFFGILIAYGLFAPMGTNIQQYFDADAKYYDCMKTGLLAHLQGYAPAVSVEFARKTLYSHERPSFAEVEEACANAPSV; this is encoded by the coding sequence ATGTTTTTTATCATCGGTGTAGTCATCGTGTTCGGCTCTGTTGCCGGGGGTTATCTGCCCCACGGTGAACCAGGCGTTCTATTCCAGCCTCTGGAATATCTTATTATTCTGGGTGCAGGTATCGGTGCTTTTGTTCAGGGTAACCCTAAATGGGTAATCTTCGGAACATTGGGTGCATTAGCAAACCTTTTCAAGGGCGCACCGCATAGCAAGAAGTCATATGAAGAGCTGCTCACCCTAATGTACGCTATCTTCAAGCTGGCAAAAACCAAGGGTATGATTGCGCTAGAGCCGCATATTGAAAACCCGAAGGAAAGTGCTCTCTTCTCCAATTTTCCATCATTCCTGAAAGATCATCACGCGATGGACTTTATGTGCGACTATTTGCGTCTCATGACAATGGGGACAGAAAATCCGCACGAAGTTGAAAATCTGATGGATATTGACCTTGAAACACATCACGCTGAACATCACGCGATGGCGGGTGCGGTGACAACCCTCTCAGAAGCTCTTCCGGCCTTCGGTATTGTGGCTGCGGTGCTTGGTGTGATTGTGACCATGGGTTCCATTGCGGAACCACCCGAAGTTCTGGGTGGCCTTATTGCTGCGGCCCTCGTGGGTACGTTCTTTGGTATCCTGATTGCGTATGGTCTGTTTGCCCCTATGGGAACAAACATTCAGCAGTATTTCGACGCCGACGCCAAATATTATGACTGTATGAAAACTGGCCTTCTCGCCCATCTACAGGGTTACGCGCCAGCGGTATCCGTGGAATTCGCCCGCAAAACACTTTACAGCCACGAGCGTCCAAGCTTCGCCGAAGTTGAAGAAGCCTGTGCCAACGCGCCAAGCGTTTAA